In Halothermothrix orenii H 168, the sequence GGCCCGACCGGGTGGCTGCTAACCTGATGGAGGGCCGGGTTGCTGTCGTAGTTGATAACACCCCGTTTGTTTTGATTCTACCAATGACTATCTCTATATTTTTTCAAAGCCCGGAAGATTACCATGAACGGTTTCTGGTGGCTAATTTTATCAGGATTATAAGGGGAATAGCTGCCTTTTTATCCTTAACCTTACCATCTATATATATTGCTCTGATATCATTCCATCCTGAAATGTTACCGACCCGACTGGCCCTTGCCTTTGCCGGTGGCAGGGGTATGGTTCCTTTTCCCTCCTATCTGGAAGCCTTTATAATGGAGGGTGCCATGGAACTTTTAAGGGAGGCCAGCATCCGTCTTCCCAATCCCATTGGCCCTACTATCGGTATTGTTGGGGCCCTGATTGTAGGTGAAGCTGCGGTCAGTGCCAGTATTGTCAGCCCTTTTATGGTAATTATTGTGGCTGTTACTACCATTGCTTCTTTTACAATTCCCGACTACGGGAGTGCCATTGCCCTCAGGATATTGAGGTTTCCCCTTATGGTGGTGACGACCATCTTTGGTCTCTATGGACTTATCTGGGGATTAATAGCCATAACCATTCACCTGGCCAGCCTCAAGTCCTTCGGAATCCCCTATTTAACCCCACTGGCCCCGTCCCGGTTATCTGACCTGAAAGACCTGGTGGTCAGGGCACCCTTCTGGTTAATGTATAGACGACCTAAATATTTGCGGACTAAAGATGAAAAGAGGTTTTCCTCAAAAGGGGATGATGACCAGAATGAAAGAACACGGTAAATTAAGTGAAAGGCAGTTTGCCGGGATCATTGCCAACACCATGGTCGGGGTCGGGGTATTAATATTACCTAAAACGGCAACTAAATTTGCCGGTACAGCCGGCTGGATTGCCCTTCTGCTGGGGGGAGTTATTGCCCTTTTTTTTCTGTTTCTTATCTTAAAACTGGGGACCCGCTTTCCGGAAAATACCTTAATGGAGTATGCCCCTCGTATTATCGGGAAAATACCGGGTACCCTGGTTTCGCTCATCTTCTGTACTTACTGGTTTTTATTGAGTAGTTTAATATTCAGGGTTTTTGCAGAAATGATGGTTGATGCAATTTTATTAAATACCCCCATTGAAGTGATAATTATCTCTATGTTAATTCTGGTAGCCTACCTCTCCAGGCATGATGTAGAGGTCTTCGGGAGGGTTAATGAATTGTTCTTTATCTTCCTAATAATACCGGCTGTTTTTGGACTGGCTGTTTCCCTTAAACAGGTGACCGGGATAAAACTTCTTCCGTTGCTGGGAAATGGACTTCCCTCTATTTTAATTAACACCAGGGAACTGTTTTTTTCCTTTGTTGGCTTTGAAATTATATTTCTGTTTATCCCTTCTATAACTACCCTGGGTAAAGTATATAACTATGGGTTTAAAGGATGGTTATCCCCTGCAGCAATTTATCTGGCTGTAGTTATTATTGGAATAGGAGTGTTTGGAACCAGGGAACTTCAGAACTTAATGTGGCCGACCCTGGAGCTGGTTAAGGTGATCAATTTCCCAGGACTCATTTTAGAAAGGGTTGAGGCTATTTTTATTGCCTTCTGGGTAATAGCTGTTTTTACCACGGTTACTAATTTATTTTATAGTTCGGTGGTAGGGGCTACCCAGGTTTTAAAATTATCTGACCATAAAACTCTGGTATACCCCCTACTTCCTTTGTTTTATTTTTTTAGTACCTATCCCCAAAATATATATGAAGTATTAAATTATATGAATGTCATGGGGAAGTTTGGAGGGTTAGTAATTATAACCGTGACTCCCCTGTTGTATATTATCTCTCTCATTAGAAATATTAAAGGGGGACAGAAGGCATGAAATCACGAATTCTACCAGCAATAATGGTTATAGTTTTAATATCTATCCTGTTAACAGGGTGCTGGGATTTAAAGGATATAGATGAGAGGGCAACAGTTCTGGCAATTGGAATAGATTATGCCGATATTCCCCAGCCCGGCAATTTTGAAGGTTCCTATATGGTTAAGGTTACCCTCCAGATTGCTATTTCTGAACAGATGACCGGTGGGGCCGGGCAGGCCCCTCCCATGGGGGAACAGGTTGTCTGGAATATCAGTTCCACCGGGGCCACGATGGCCCGGGCTATAGAGCTCTGCCAGGAAAAATTAAAATATAGTCTTTTTTTTGGTCATGTCCGAATTTTGATATTTGGTCAGAAAGTGGCCCAGAATGGAGTTAACCAATTTTTAAATTATTTCAGAAACCATCCTATGTTCCGTAGATTATCTTATATTCTAGTTAGTAAGGGGGATGCAGCTGATGTTTTAAAGACCTTTCCTAAATCAGCTACAATTCAGGCCATGTTCTTAATGAATATGGTGGAAACAGCCCAGAATACAGGGCGTATGCCCGATATACCCTTTATGGAGTTTGTGGTCAGGTTAATAGACAAAGGAATTGACCCGGTGGCTATCATGGTATCTTCCCACAAGGATTCGGTTGTCAATACGGGAGTGGCTGTCTTCCGGGGGGATAATATGGTGGGGTCCCTTGATCTCTATGAAACCTGGAATTTCATCCAGATTACTGAAAACCAAAGAGGTGGTATAGAGGTTGTCAGGGATGTGGAGGACGAACTAGGGAGGGTAACCATCCAACTGACAGGTGTTAATTCTAATGTTAGACCTATAATTCAAAAGAACGGAAAGGTTAAATTTATAATAGATATGGAGGTAGAAGGTCGGATTGTTTCCCAGGAAACCCAGACTGACTATAATGATCCGGTACTTTTTTCAGCCCTGGAGGAGAGAGTGGAAAAGGAATATAAACGTGAATTAGAACAGATGATTAATAAAGTCCAAAAACAATTTAAAGCAGATATATTTGGTTTTGGCCAGCAGCTCAGGGCCTATCAGAACCGGGAATGGAAGGAGATAAATAACTGGAGAAAAGCCTTCAGTGAAGGAGAGCTGGACCTAACTATATATGTAGATATCCGGAGGATGGGGATGAGTACCTTTACGAAAAAATAGAAATGCTGCTAAATCAGGGTTTTCACAATTGATTTTTCTGTTCGTAAAGCTGAGCGGTGAATTTTTTATTAAGAAATTTTTTATTTGCTAAAAAACATAACGGGTATGTATAATACTAACCAGAATTAAAAGTAAACCTGCTAAAATATTAAGTAACCCCAGGAAAAAGGAAAAAACAAAGTCCTTGTTATGGCCATAAAAATTGGCGTAGTTGGTATCTCCAAAAAAGGCCAGAAGACCACAGATAATAAAAAGCGGGGGTAAATAGGGTGTATAAATCTGGTGTTTAATAAAGTCCAGAACACTGATAATCAAATCCATAAATATCCTCCTTTTTGAATAAATATTTTAAATATGTTAACCATCATAAATTGTTTTGTCGCTTACCATTAATAATTAATAATAAACCTGTCACAAAAATTATTTAAACCTCATATTTGACACCATAGCCTCCTGGTGGGTAGACCCAGTCTATGTTTTCCCGGGGACACCCCCAGGGGCAGGCTCCACATTCGATACACCTTTCAAACAATATTTTAATTTCATTAACTTCCCAGAAAAATACACGGGCAGGGCAGTAGTACGTACAGGGTTTATTTTCACAGTCAAGACAGACCTTTTTATTCCTTATATGGATATGAGATTTACCTGCAGGGATTATATTTACATATTTAAGGGGATTCTCATTATTTTTTAAAAAACTAGTCAATTTTAAAATACCCTCCAGTGCTGTAATCCAGAATATATATCTCTGATATTTTTTTGGAGTGATTGAATTTCTTTAACTTCTTCTATTATTTCATTCAGCTTTTCATCCTGGGTTTTTAAGCCTTCTTTGAAAAATTCATAGGCCACTTCGTTCAGGGTTTTACTGAAAACAAAGTCAGAATCAGGGTATTCCCGGTAATAATCCCGGGCTTCTTTATTACTTTCTATGGCCCGCATAAAAAAAGTATTCTTAAGTTTATTTTCATATGAGGAGAGGGTCTTTTTAGAAAAATCCCCTCTGGCTTTAGCCTGTAAAGCAGTTTCAGCAGCATATTTACCGGACAGCATGGCAATATCGGTTCCGTGGCGTCCACTGACCAGCATACCGGCATCTCCGGTTATCAGGATACCATTATCATAAAACTGAGGTAGACTTTTATAACCTCCTTTGGGGATAAGATGGGACATATACTGGACTGTTTTTGCTCCTTCAATAAGTCTCCTGATCATGGGATGTTTTTTCAGCCGGTTGAGGAGTTGATAGAGGTTTAAACCTTTATTGACAATCTGGTTTAGATATCCTCCCACCACCAGTGAAATACTATCACGGTTGGTCCAGATACCACCTTTTCCCACAGCCCCTGAAGTGGGGAAACCAACCATGCCTATAATCACCCCTTCGTCTTTCTCCAGGTTAAAACGGGCTTCTATTATTTCCCGGGGGAGGGCCAGAATTTCCTTTACATATATTTTAAGGCTGTCAGCAGAGATTTCACGCCTGAGTCCTGCCTTAGCAGCGAGATCAGCCATGGCTCCTTCAGCCAGAATTACTGCATCACTATAAAGTTTACTACCATCATCAAGGACTACCCCGGCAACCTTTTTCCCTGTCAGTCCCTCTTTTTCAAAGATAAGGTCTTTAACCAGACAGGATGTCATTAAATGAGCCCCTGCTTCTTCGGCTTTTTTGGCAAGCCAGTGATCAAAACGTGATCTGATGACCGAAAATTTATTATAGGGTGGTTTAGCATAGTTAAGGCCAGTAAAACCTACCTGGACAGCCGAGGTCTGGTCCATAAACCATAAAGTATCGGTAACGATAGCCCGTTCTACTGGAGCTTCTTCCCAGAAATTAGGTACGATCTGGGCTGTTGCCTCCCGATAAATCACCCACCAAACATATTTTTACTTCCGGGGTATTGTCCCCTTTCAAGGAGGGCTACAGAAAGGTTTCCCCGGGCCCCGACCAGGGCTGCCGAAGAACCGGCAGGTCCTGCTACAACTACAATAACGTCATAACGGTGATGTCCCAGCCCTATTCACTCCTTTCTTTTTAATTAGTTTTTTACTCTCGACTATAAAATATTCTTTTCAGGAAAAATTACATGGGAGATGTTTTTTTAAAACAATTTCAATATTATTTATTAACTGAGGGGACCACAGGGTCTTTTATAATTGATTTTTCCGGTCGTAAAGCCTGGTAATAAGTTAAAAATCATTATTATAAATATTTTTAACAATGTTTTACTATGAAAATAGATAGGGTAAATATATTAATTTTAAGCCATAATAAAATAATGAGAAACTAATAGACAGGAGGCCAGGTGGTGGAAGATAGTAAACTTTTGAAATGGTTAAACTGGTTTTATACCCTGGAGCTGGCCCAGACAGATCTTTATCTTAACCAGGCTAAAGGAAGTAAAGATAGGTATATGGCCAGGGTTCTGATTAAACTGGGGGAAATTGAGAAGACCCATGCATTGAGGTTCAGTGATATTATTGTAAAACTGGGGGGAAAACCAACCAGAATAGGAGCCCTTTTCTCCTATCTTAGTGGGTATATACCGGGACGGTTAACCCCTTATATCGGTACTGTAAACCTGTTTTATGTTAATTATATGATGGAGACAATTGCCATCAGGGATTATAAGGGTCTAATAAAAAAGATAAATCCGAAAAGAAAGTATCGTAAGGAGTTGCTGGATATCCTGGTTGAAAACCTGATTGATGAGGATCTCCACCGGAGCTGGTTTAAGGATAGAAGGGAATCTTTATTAAATCTTAAAAAATAATTCTTTTAAATTTTGGTATAGTAAAACATCCCATTCGTGTCAGTGTAAATACATATCAGTATACATAAAGTATAACTAATTTACCTCTATTATGATTTATAAGTGCTATAATATATAGACCTTATCTAAATATAAAAGTAATTAGAAGTA encodes:
- a CDS encoding ferredoxin family protein, yielding MTSFLKNNENPLKYVNIIPAGKSHIHIRNKKVCLDCENKPCTYYCPARVFFWEVNEIKILFERCIECGACPWGCPRENIDWVYPPGGYGVKYEV
- a CDS encoding CLC_0170 family protein: MDLIISVLDFIKHQIYTPYLPPLFIICGLLAFFGDTNYANFYGHNKDFVFSFFLGLLNILAGLLLILVSIIHTRYVF
- a CDS encoding Ger(x)C family spore germination protein; this translates as MKSRILPAIMVIVLISILLTGCWDLKDIDERATVLAIGIDYADIPQPGNFEGSYMVKVTLQIAISEQMTGGAGQAPPMGEQVVWNISSTGATMARAIELCQEKLKYSLFFGHVRILIFGQKVAQNGVNQFLNYFRNHPMFRRLSYILVSKGDAADVLKTFPKSATIQAMFLMNMVETAQNTGRMPDIPFMEFVVRLIDKGIDPVAIMVSSHKDSVVNTGVAVFRGDNMVGSLDLYETWNFIQITENQRGGIEVVRDVEDELGRVTIQLTGVNSNVRPIIQKNGKVKFIIDMEVEGRIVSQETQTDYNDPVLFSALEERVEKEYKRELEQMINKVQKQFKADIFGFGQQLRAYQNREWKEINNWRKAFSEGELDLTIYVDIRRMGMSTFTKK
- a CDS encoding demethoxyubiquinone hydroxylase family protein, which gives rise to MEDSKLLKWLNWFYTLELAQTDLYLNQAKGSKDRYMARVLIKLGEIEKTHALRFSDIIVKLGGKPTRIGALFSYLSGYIPGRLTPYIGTVNLFYVNYMMETIAIRDYKGLIKKINPKRKYRKELLDILVENLIDEDLHRSWFKDRRESLLNLKK
- a CDS encoding GerAB/ArcD/ProY family transporter, producing MMTRMKEHGKLSERQFAGIIANTMVGVGVLILPKTATKFAGTAGWIALLLGGVIALFFLFLILKLGTRFPENTLMEYAPRIIGKIPGTLVSLIFCTYWFLLSSLIFRVFAEMMVDAILLNTPIEVIIISMLILVAYLSRHDVEVFGRVNELFFIFLIIPAVFGLAVSLKQVTGIKLLPLLGNGLPSILINTRELFFSFVGFEIIFLFIPSITTLGKVYNYGFKGWLSPAAIYLAVVIIGIGVFGTRELQNLMWPTLELVKVINFPGLILERVEAIFIAFWVIAVFTTVTNLFYSSVVGATQVLKLSDHKTLVYPLLPLFYFFSTYPQNIYEVLNYMNVMGKFGGLVIITVTPLLYIISLIRNIKGGQKA
- a CDS encoding FAD-dependent oxidoreductase, with translation MIYREATAQIVPNFWEEAPVERAIVTDTLWFMDQTSAVQVGFTGLNYAKPPYNKFSVIRSRFDHWLAKKAEEAGAHLMTSCLVKDLIFEKEGLTGKKVAGVVLDDGSKLYSDAVILAEGAMADLAAKAGLRREISADSLKIYVKEILALPREIIEARFNLEKDEGVIIGMVGFPTSGAVGKGGIWTNRDSISLVVGGYLNQIVNKGLNLYQLLNRLKKHPMIRRLIEGAKTVQYMSHLIPKGGYKSLPQFYDNGILITGDAGMLVSGRHGTDIAMLSGKYAAETALQAKARGDFSKKTLSSYENKLKNTFFMRAIESNKEARDYYREYPDSDFVFSKTLNEVAYEFFKEGLKTQDEKLNEIIEEVKEIQSLQKNIRDIYSGLQHWRVF
- a CDS encoding spore germination protein, translated to MNWERIKERIDEIISSNTDRPGEKTSKKKLTRDIKKNEKTIEDIIGFSDDVNFREFKLGKKLKIKATLIYIDSLVDKKTINESILEPLFTEEFFSDNVENLTTDDIVKFVRDNTMTINEVKVTEKLEDTIEGILNGDSVLLVDGYEQVMVLNTKGWEKRSVSEPVVESVIRGPRDGFTETLAVNTGLIRRRVKHPSLRIKNYNIGRFSKTSVSICYIEGIANKHLVEEVKERINNINIDNIGSSGFVEQLIEDSHLSPFPQILSTERPDRVAANLMEGRVAVVVDNTPFVLILPMTISIFFQSPEDYHERFLVANFIRIIRGIAAFLSLTLPSIYIALISFHPEMLPTRLALAFAGGRGMVPFPSYLEAFIMEGAMELLREASIRLPNPIGPTIGIVGALIVGEAAVSASIVSPFMVIIVAVTTIASFTIPDYGSAIALRILRFPLMVVTTIFGLYGLIWGLIAITIHLASLKSFGIPYLTPLAPSRLSDLKDLVVRAPFWLMYRRPKYLRTKDEKRFSSKGDDDQNERTR